Proteins from a single region of Sediminitomix flava:
- the dprA gene encoding DNA-processing protein DprA: MLSEKEQIYRLALHLTPKIGSRLSRVLLGHFESAENIFSQTKQSLQKIPQIGEGIIHNLFDKMLLERAKEEYELTQKHDISLYFYSEDNYPYKLKQIPDAPTLFYFKGQKESLENQKMVAVVGTRKATEAGRKFCRELIYELQKFNDLTIVSGLAIGIDVEAHKASLKSNIPTIGVMANGMGKVYPSFHNKIAEEMCHQGGLITEGQMFSKPDSGKFPARNRIIAGLCDVTLVIEAAEKGGALITAELANSYDREIMAVPGRPSDKYSAGCNKLIKKHKAHLLNEFSDLEYLMNWGDDGQQLSLFHEKQKPTFHNQDEERIYQELETGVKMLDELVYRLKIPQTQLAALLLSLELNGVIRPLPGKRFELC, translated from the coding sequence ATGCTCAGCGAAAAAGAACAAATCTACCGTTTGGCACTTCACCTTACCCCAAAAATAGGAAGTAGATTATCTAGAGTTTTATTAGGTCACTTTGAATCTGCTGAAAATATATTTTCACAGACCAAACAGTCATTACAGAAAATACCACAGATTGGCGAAGGGATTATTCATAACCTTTTTGATAAAATGCTTTTAGAAAGAGCAAAAGAAGAATATGAGTTAACCCAAAAACACGATATTTCTCTCTACTTTTATTCAGAAGATAACTACCCTTATAAGTTAAAACAAATTCCAGATGCTCCTACCCTATTTTACTTTAAAGGGCAAAAAGAATCATTAGAAAACCAGAAAATGGTTGCTGTTGTAGGTACTCGAAAAGCGACTGAAGCGGGGAGAAAGTTTTGTAGAGAACTGATTTATGAACTTCAGAAATTCAATGACCTTACCATAGTAAGTGGTTTAGCCATTGGAATTGATGTTGAAGCACATAAAGCAAGTCTAAAATCAAATATACCTACCATTGGAGTAATGGCTAATGGGATGGGAAAAGTATATCCTTCATTTCATAATAAAATAGCCGAAGAAATGTGTCATCAAGGGGGACTGATTACAGAAGGACAAATGTTTTCTAAACCCGATAGTGGAAAATTCCCTGCCCGAAATCGTATCATTGCTGGACTATGCGATGTTACGCTTGTGATTGAAGCCGCAGAAAAAGGAGGTGCATTAATTACTGCCGAACTTGCCAATTCTTATGATCGGGAAATTATGGCTGTACCAGGAAGACCATCCGATAAGTATTCGGCAGGATGTAATAAATTGATCAAAAAACACAAAGCTCATTTGCTCAATGAATTCTCTGATCTTGAATATTTAATGAATTGGGGGGACGATGGTCAGCAATTATCATTATTTCATGAAAAACAGAAGCCTACTTTTCATAACCAAGACGAAGAACGAATTTATCAAGAACTAGAAACTGGAGTAAAAATGCTAGATGAGTTGGTTTACAGACTTAAAATTCCACAAACCCAATTGGCTGCTTTACTTCTTTCTCTAGAACTAAATGGTGTCATCCGTCCATTACCTGGAAAAAGATTTGAATTATGCTAA
- a CDS encoding family 14 glycosylhydrolase has translation MTAPRRKTFEVTAPLSVRLYNDDTILREDDWRLFEIWTRELANMGVDAVIVPISWAKVEPEYKIEDGSVIGFKWEYYQHIAEILQNNRISFVPEFCFHFQAADVQMENFNYVKPIPEWVWGYLLSNSPELERVSDLKYVSETGDASFESLSLWADKYTIPLYRSVMESFKYTFSSMGIPIPKIMIAMGTSGELRYPSFDSHDWGGYPNRGTLQCYSNPAFKSWQYWLQAEYGTLEETNKALGQSWESWDNVSLPNEQNDIFSNRGYMNTAYGLAFSKWYNHELLSHGRRMLEMTFDVFQEGVFSRAKIGFRISGVHWKISDAVMPRAAEITSGIIAAHPDLSMSDHKEYYKSLKAIVPQEYRKRTVLHVTCIEKENKDFKGFSRAEDLSIWIANAAHKLGIRVVAENGTYGGILDNAGWNQLEKSMFDVASYDGLNISPLKAIFDDTIVKERMSRMIEQYRSQEAFVPKPQKYFRVMGPLHLSADNPRGILTYDNWREFDRHLKLLKDANVEAISIDVWWGMVQEQGPNHFNWDYYDRLIHLIQLNGLNWVPILSFHQAGGNVNDNFTQWIPVWLWGELMQKNPHLSLSDLQYVSESGDTSVEYVSLWADAYVMPYYQRFMEEFRDRYDSYANMTSEVNISMGPAGELRYPSYNAHDWGNYPNRGTLQCYSRLAVEDFQRYVKFQYSEDLDALNAQWETSYISFEEITMPRDSDSFFEKQYYFKSAMGKDLIAWYNQSLIDHGKRITKLALEVFSNESYEKVPIGFKIAGIHWNISNPQMPRVSEVTAGLIKSHDHLNGLDQREYLEMLHALVDKENKERLVVHFTCLEKYNRDYEAYSRAEDLVRWMAEAAYDLKINLAGENATPHELNSNEGWSQMERALKRVKTYNGLTILRLNDLLATEYGFNRLREMIKELG, from the coding sequence GAGATTTGGACTCGTGAACTTGCCAACATGGGAGTTGATGCGGTTATAGTCCCTATCTCATGGGCAAAAGTGGAACCAGAATACAAGATTGAAGATGGATCAGTCATTGGTTTTAAATGGGAATATTATCAGCATATAGCTGAAATTTTACAGAATAACAGAATCAGTTTTGTTCCTGAGTTTTGTTTCCACTTTCAGGCAGCAGACGTACAGATGGAAAACTTCAATTATGTGAAGCCAATTCCAGAATGGGTATGGGGTTATTTGCTGTCAAATTCGCCAGAGCTAGAACGTGTTAGTGATTTGAAGTATGTCTCTGAAACAGGAGATGCCTCTTTCGAATCATTGTCCCTTTGGGCTGATAAATATACAATACCATTGTACCGTTCGGTCATGGAGAGCTTTAAGTATACGTTTAGTTCTATGGGAATTCCAATTCCTAAGATCATGATTGCGATGGGTACAAGTGGAGAATTACGTTACCCTTCTTTTGATAGCCATGATTGGGGCGGATACCCGAATAGAGGTACGTTACAATGTTATTCCAATCCTGCATTTAAGAGCTGGCAATATTGGCTACAGGCTGAATACGGAACTTTAGAAGAAACGAATAAAGCTTTAGGGCAAAGTTGGGAATCGTGGGATAATGTAAGCTTGCCCAACGAACAGAATGATATTTTCAGCAATCGAGGTTACATGAACACGGCTTATGGTCTTGCCTTTTCGAAATGGTATAATCATGAGTTGTTATCACATGGACGTCGAATGTTAGAAATGACATTTGATGTTTTCCAAGAGGGTGTTTTCAGTAGAGCTAAAATTGGCTTCAGAATTTCTGGAGTACACTGGAAGATAAGTGACGCAGTAATGCCGAGAGCAGCAGAAATTACTTCGGGTATTATTGCAGCTCATCCAGATTTGAGTATGAGTGATCATAAGGAATACTACAAATCGTTGAAGGCAATTGTACCTCAAGAATACCGAAAACGTACGGTACTGCACGTTACTTGTATTGAGAAAGAAAATAAAGATTTTAAAGGTTTTTCAAGAGCAGAAGATCTTTCTATCTGGATTGCAAATGCAGCACATAAATTGGGAATTCGAGTAGTTGCTGAAAATGGAACTTACGGTGGTATTCTTGATAATGCGGGCTGGAATCAGTTAGAAAAGTCGATGTTTGATGTGGCGAGTTACGATGGCTTGAATATCTCACCGCTGAAGGCAATTTTTGACGATACTATTGTGAAAGAGCGTATGTCACGCATGATTGAGCAATATAGAAGTCAAGAAGCTTTTGTGCCGAAACCTCAGAAATATTTCCGTGTAATGGGACCGCTGCATCTTTCGGCAGATAACCCAAGAGGAATTCTTACTTATGATAATTGGAGAGAATTTGATCGTCATCTGAAATTGCTGAAAGATGCAAATGTAGAAGCGATTTCAATTGATGTTTGGTGGGGAATGGTTCAGGAACAAGGACCAAATCACTTCAACTGGGATTATTATGATCGTCTGATTCATCTTATTCAATTGAATGGACTGAATTGGGTACCTATTTTGTCATTCCACCAAGCAGGAGGGAATGTAAATGATAATTTCACACAATGGATTCCAGTTTGGCTTTGGGGAGAGTTGATGCAGAAAAATCCTCATTTGTCATTATCTGATCTTCAGTATGTAAGTGAGTCCGGTGATACTTCTGTAGAGTATGTGTCCTTGTGGGCAGATGCTTATGTAATGCCATACTATCAGAGATTTATGGAAGAGTTTAGAGATAGATATGACTCTTATGCAAACATGACTTCTGAAGTTAATATCAGTATGGGACCTGCAGGAGAGTTGCGTTATCCTTCATACAATGCACATGACTGGGGGAATTATCCAAATAGAGGAACACTTCAATGTTACAGTCGTTTGGCGGTTGAAGATTTCCAACGATATGTGAAGTTCCAGTACAGCGAAGATTTGGATGCCTTGAATGCTCAATGGGAGACAAGCTACATTTCTTTTGAAGAGATTACAATGCCTCGCGATAGTGATAGCTTCTTCGAAAAGCAATATTACTTCAAGTCGGCAATGGGAAAAGACCTTATTGCTTGGTATAACCAATCCCTCATCGATCATGGTAAAAGAATCACTAAGTTGGCGCTTGAGGTATTTAGTAATGAATCTTATGAAAAAGTACCGATAGGTTTTAAAATTGCGGGAATTCACTGGAATATCAGCAATCCGCAAATGCCAAGAGTCTCAGAAGTGACTGCAGGATTGATAAAATCGCATGATCACTTGAATGGATTAGATCAAAGGGAGTATTTGGAAATGCTTCATGCTTTGGTTGATAAAGAAAATAAAGAGCGATTGGTTGTTCATTTCACTTGTTTGGAAAAATACAATCGTGATTATGAAGCTTATTCTCGTGCTGAAGATTTGGTAAGATGGATGGCTGAAGCCGCTTATGATTTAAAAATTAATCTTGCTGGTGAAAATGCAACCCCACATGAATTGAACAGTAATGAAGGTTGGTCTCAGATGGAGAGAGCATTGAAGCGAGTGAAAACATATAATGGATTAACGATTCTTCGTCTGAATGATTTGTTGGCAACCGAATATGGTTTTAACAGATTACGTGAGATGATTAAAGAATTAGGTTAA
- the cysM gene encoding cysteine synthase CysM: MASLLDFVGNTPLVEIKNINPNPKVRLLAKLEGHNPGGSVKDRAAFSMIKGALDRNEIDQHTKLIEPTSGNTGIALAMIARLYNLNIELVMPENSTAERVKTMRAYGAKVTLTPAEGSMETAIDYARQKVEEDGYVMLNQFGNPDNYMAHYRTTGPEIWRDTEGTVTHFVSAMGTTGTIMGTSRFLKEKNNNIQIVGTQPQEGSRIPGIRRWPEAYLPAIFEKERVDQVIDVSQTDAENNARRLAKEEGIFSGVSSGGALTAALKVAEQIEEGTIVFIVCDRGDRYLSSELFS, encoded by the coding sequence ATGGCATCTTTATTAGATTTTGTAGGGAATACCCCTCTAGTCGAAATTAAAAATATTAATCCGAATCCTAAGGTCAGACTTTTAGCAAAACTTGAAGGACACAACCCAGGTGGTAGTGTAAAAGATAGAGCTGCATTTAGCATGATAAAAGGAGCCTTAGATCGAAATGAAATAGATCAGCACACAAAACTCATTGAGCCTACTAGCGGAAATACAGGAATTGCTTTGGCTATGATTGCTCGCCTTTACAATTTGAATATTGAATTGGTAATGCCAGAAAATTCTACCGCAGAAAGAGTAAAAACTATGAGAGCCTATGGCGCAAAAGTTACGCTTACTCCTGCTGAAGGTTCTATGGAGACAGCCATTGACTATGCCCGTCAGAAAGTGGAAGAAGATGGTTATGTAATGCTTAATCAGTTCGGGAATCCTGATAATTACATGGCTCACTACCGTACTACTGGCCCAGAAATTTGGAGAGATACCGAAGGAACAGTGACGCATTTTGTTTCGGCAATGGGAACAACAGGGACAATTATGGGGACTTCCAGATTCTTGAAAGAGAAAAATAATAATATACAGATTGTAGGTACGCAACCTCAAGAAGGTTCTCGTATTCCAGGTATTCGCCGATGGCCAGAAGCATATCTTCCAGCAATTTTTGAGAAAGAGAGAGTAGATCAAGTGATTGATGTATCTCAAACTGACGCTGAAAACAATGCGCGTAGATTAGCCAAAGAAGAAGGAATTTTTAGCGGTGTAAGTAGCGGTGGAGCCCTGACTGCTGCTTTAAAGGTTGCTGAACAGATTGAAGAAGGAACAATTGTATTTATTGTTTGCGACAGAGGAGATCGCTATTTGTCCTCTGAATTATTCAGCTAA
- a CDS encoding nitroreductase family protein, producing MLETKNKDLVDSFNQIVQERRSVRVYDTEFDFDHEAVQRSLELAILSPNSSNMQLWEFYRIKSERMKAAMVPICLNQSAAKTASELVVAVIRPDLWKERAKFNYDQLKIQYGDRIEELKKVGAYYGKLMPLLYRNDSLGLMGSIRKMIFATVGLFRPSVRETSKSDVWTVLHKTCGLACMTFMYAMKAEGYDTCPMEGFDSVRLKRLLRLPSSAGICMVISCGKGKQEGIWGKRLRVSNEQIIKTI from the coding sequence ATGCTGGAAACTAAAAACAAGGACTTGGTTGATTCCTTCAATCAAATCGTTCAAGAACGCCGTTCGGTCAGAGTCTATGATACAGAATTCGATTTTGATCATGAGGCTGTCCAACGGAGTTTGGAGCTGGCAATACTTTCTCCAAATAGCTCTAATATGCAACTTTGGGAATTTTATAGAATAAAAAGTGAGCGAATGAAAGCCGCAATGGTTCCGATTTGTCTCAATCAGTCTGCTGCAAAAACAGCAAGTGAATTGGTAGTTGCTGTCATTAGGCCAGATCTGTGGAAAGAACGAGCGAAGTTTAATTACGATCAATTGAAAATTCAATATGGAGATCGGATTGAAGAACTTAAAAAAGTAGGGGCTTATTACGGTAAACTGATGCCATTACTTTATCGGAATGATTCTTTAGGGCTTATGGGAAGTATCCGTAAAATGATATTTGCCACCGTAGGTTTATTTAGACCGAGTGTGAGAGAAACTTCTAAAAGTGATGTATGGACGGTATTGCATAAAACCTGCGGATTAGCTTGTATGACTTTTATGTATGCCATGAAAGCTGAGGGTTATGATACTTGTCCTATGGAAGGTTTTGATAGTGTAAGGTTGAAACGATTGTTACGATTACCCTCTTCAGCAGGTATTTGTATGGTCATCTCTTGTGGTAAAGGAAAACAGGAAGGGATTTGGGGAAAACGTCTGAGGGTTTCAAACGAGCAAATCATAAAAACGATATAA